A stretch of the Planktothricoides raciborskii GIHE-MW2 genome encodes the following:
- a CDS encoding magnesium transporter, producing MTALRFLRKASSKRNSCLAIVALPDEASAFGAYRLLQYHGISPEHLAIVGQGYSSPDSVGLVEPMQIARRCARRFGAIASVVGTVIGFVLFLICYLSLGWPLDATLILIIPATMIATGFLGAVLGALLAFFGEGASAGIYRHHLRKGHYLLMIEGTEKLVRNAQAVLNQYSAPQTR from the coding sequence ATGACCGCCCTGCGATTTTTAAGAAAAGCAAGTTCTAAACGCAACTCCTGTTTAGCGATCGTTGCGCTTCCTGACGAAGCTTCCGCCTTCGGAGCTTATCGACTTCTACAATATCATGGCATTTCCCCAGAACATTTGGCGATCGTTGGCCAAGGTTATAGCAGTCCTGACAGTGTGGGACTGGTCGAACCGATGCAAATTGCCCGGCGTTGCGCTCGTCGGTTCGGCGCGATCGCCTCTGTGGTCGGGACAGTGATCGGTTTCGTCCTCTTCCTGATCTGCTATTTGTCTTTAGGCTGGCCCTTGGATGCCACCTTAATCCTAATAATTCCGGCAACAATGATCGCCACTGGTTTCCTAGGCGCTGTCCTGGGCGCTTTGTTAGCCTTCTTTGGTGAAGGTGCAAGCGCAGGAATCTATCGTCATCATCTGCGAAAAGGTCATTATTTATTAATGATCGAGGGAACTGAAAAATTAGTCCGCAATGCCCAAGCGGTTTTAAATCAATATTCAGCCCCCCAAACCCGTTAA
- a CDS encoding SPFH domain-containing protein encodes MNTFLILFVPFALVLLGAYIATSIKVVNEGNEALVERFGRFNRKLKPGINFIVPLLDSVVLEDTLREQVLDVAAQKAITKDSVSIEVDAIVYWRIFDLEKAYYAINNLELAIENLVNTTLRSEVGKMKLEQTFSATTDLNRTLLPTLDQVTSNWGVKILRVEVQHLNLPQRLIESMELERAAEIRKRASIAEAEGLAESMNLIIQTLQSQGKTPPNMNEILKFLIAQKYVQASQEISKSPNSKIIFMDPKALTESINRLMESDTMQLLNPDLPIPGTPGTMNGGIQGGGSTSSNPTSYASSNSNSPTINSPLPGNQTSS; translated from the coding sequence GTGAACACTTTTCTGATTTTATTTGTTCCTTTTGCCTTGGTATTACTAGGCGCTTATATTGCCACGTCGATTAAAGTCGTCAATGAAGGCAACGAAGCTTTAGTAGAACGGTTTGGCCGATTTAATCGCAAGTTAAAACCAGGGATCAATTTTATTGTCCCTTTATTAGACTCTGTGGTGCTAGAGGATACTCTCCGAGAACAAGTTTTGGATGTGGCAGCACAAAAAGCAATTACCAAAGATAGTGTTTCCATTGAAGTGGATGCGATTGTTTATTGGCGGATTTTTGATTTAGAAAAAGCTTACTATGCCATTAATAATCTAGAGTTAGCGATCGAAAATCTCGTAAATACGACATTGCGATCGGAGGTAGGAAAAATGAAGCTAGAGCAAACATTTTCCGCCACCACTGATTTAAATAGAACTCTATTACCAACCTTGGATCAGGTGACCTCTAATTGGGGAGTTAAAATTCTCCGCGTCGAGGTACAACACCTCAATTTACCCCAAAGATTAATCGAGTCAATGGAGTTAGAACGCGCCGCCGAAATTAGAAAACGCGCCAGTATTGCGGAAGCCGAAGGATTGGCGGAATCCATGAATTTAATCATTCAAACTTTACAGAGTCAAGGGAAAACTCCCCCCAATATGAACGAGATTCTAAAGTTTTTAATTGCTCAAAAATATGTCCAAGCTTCTCAAGAAATTAGTAAAAGTCCCAATAGTAAAATTATTTTTATGGATCCCAAAGCTTTAACCGAAAGCATCAATCGATTGATGGAATCAGACACTATGCAGTTATTAAATCCTGACTTGCCGATTCCTGGGACACCGGGAACCATGAATGGGGGGATACAGGGGGGCGGCAGTACGTCCTCAAATCCGACATCTTATGCTTCGTCAAACTCTAATTCTCCTACAATCAATTCACCGTTACCGGGAAATCAAACAAGTTCCTAA
- a CDS encoding type II toxin-antitoxin system VapC family toxin gives MKTKIFVDTLFIVALINKRDQYHQAALAFAKQLESYPLITTDVIFLEVGNTLSSNYKNEAVELMEKFLASDDVEVVRLTPDLLEQSLTLYKKHQDKSWGLVDCVSFVVMKHSQVTQALTFDKHFVQAGFQALMR, from the coding sequence GTGAAGACTAAAATTTTTGTTGATACGCTGTTTATTGTTGCTTTAATTAATAAACGAGATCAATATCACCAAGCGGCCTTAGCGTTTGCTAAACAACTTGAAAGTTATCCTTTGATTACAACTGATGTAATTTTTTTAGAAGTTGGTAATACTTTATCAAGTAACTATAAAAATGAAGCGGTTGAATTAATGGAAAAATTTTTAGCGTCTGATGATGTGGAAGTTGTCCGGCTAACTCCTGATTTATTGGAACAATCATTAACTTTATACAAAAAACATCAAGATAAATCTTGGGGTTTAGTTGACTGTGTTTCTTTCGTGGTAATGAAACACAGTCAAGTAACACAAGCATTAACATTTGATAAACATTTTGTTCAGGCTGGCTTTCAAGCATTAATGAGGTAA
- a CDS encoding 2TM domain-containing protein — translation MPPRWPRKPDRKNDPEYRRLDDRMNFAVHVGIFAASNSGLWFFLNLQRLQFSWTVWFTGLWLLIILAHALYIFAIADYSENEFTQR, via the coding sequence ATGCCACCGCGTTGGCCTCGCAAACCAGACCGAAAAAACGACCCAGAATACCGTCGCTTAGATGACCGGATGAACTTTGCCGTCCATGTGGGAATATTTGCTGCCAGTAATTCTGGTTTATGGTTTTTCCTCAACTTACAACGCTTACAGTTTTCTTGGACTGTTTGGTTCACCGGCTTATGGCTATTGATTATCTTAGCCCATGCCCTTTATATTTTTGCGATCGCTGATTATTCCGAGAATGAATTCACCCAAAGATAG
- a CDS encoding DUF3181 family protein, which produces MANISHTQEIEELAAEIGQNIYMDIAKWHLRLDDAHLHKTLAEQLYPLLTENTLTEARVRDILAGISIKLGGGRRELPLIDLLPRQCETDLMNILEEFQRQM; this is translated from the coding sequence ATGGCTAATATCAGTCACACCCAAGAAATCGAAGAACTAGCCGCAGAAATTGGTCAAAACATCTATATGGACATTGCTAAATGGCATTTGCGTTTAGATGATGCCCATTTGCACAAAACTCTGGCGGAACAGCTTTATCCCCTGCTGACGGAAAATACTCTCACCGAAGCCCGCGTGCGAGACATTCTGGCCGGTATTTCCATTAAGTTAGGTGGGGGACGGCGGGAACTGCCGTTAATTGATTTATTGCCCCGGCAATGTGAAACGGATTTGATGAATATTCTCGAAGAATTTCAGCGGCAAATGTAA
- a CDS encoding NADAR family protein, translating to MPIYFYSTRDPNYGCFSNFSRHGFELDDLWWPTSEHYFQAQKFVESDRPWFEKINQAKTPSIAATMGRDRSHPLRTDWEQVKDDIMQRAVLKKFTTHAKLREILLATGDQLIVENAPKDYYWGCGADGTGKNQLGQILMAVREILRQ from the coding sequence ATGCCGATTTACTTTTACAGCACTCGTGACCCTAATTATGGTTGTTTTTCCAACTTTTCCCGACATGGGTTTGAGTTAGATGACTTGTGGTGGCCAACCAGTGAGCATTATTTCCAAGCACAGAAGTTCGTAGAAAGCGATCGCCCTTGGTTTGAAAAAATAAATCAAGCAAAAACTCCCAGTATTGCCGCTACAATGGGGCGTGATCGCTCTCATCCTTTACGGACTGATTGGGAACAAGTCAAAGATGACATTATGCAGCGGGCAGTGCTAAAAAAATTTACAACTCATGCCAAACTTCGGGAAATTCTCCTCGCTACTGGCGATCAGTTAATTGTAGAAAATGCCCCAAAAGATTACTACTGGGGCTGTGGTGCTGACGGCACTGGCAAAAATCAACTGGGACAAATTTTAATGGCGGTGCGAGAAATCTTACGTCAATAG
- a CDS encoding heme-binding protein → MPLPVGFPPPTEVQVISVKQYPEYRAVTYTHTGAVQQASQVAFNPLYQHISSNNIAMTTPVEVRYYGDSGIQIDAYSDSHSHAEVSFLYADPTITPRAIAPNVKVTDYPAMTVVSIGIAGAYTWESYQTHLQALLDWLSQHSEYKIVGEPRRFLYNSPMTPEALKRSEVQIPIELH, encoded by the coding sequence ATGCCATTACCCGTCGGATTTCCCCCACCCACAGAGGTTCAGGTGATTTCAGTTAAACAATATCCTGAATATCGCGCTGTCACCTATACTCACACTGGTGCGGTTCAACAAGCCAGTCAAGTGGCTTTTAATCCCTTATATCAGCATATCAGTAGTAACAATATTGCTATGACTACTCCGGTGGAAGTGCGTTACTATGGTGATTCAGGGATACAAATTGACGCCTACAGTGATTCCCACAGTCATGCGGAAGTTTCATTTCTTTATGCAGATCCAACGATTACCCCAAGGGCGATCGCGCCCAATGTGAAAGTCACCGATTACCCCGCGATGACCGTAGTCAGCATTGGCATTGCCGGGGCTTATACTTGGGAGAGTTACCAAACTCATTTACAAGCATTACTCGATTGGTTAAGTCAACATTCTGAGTATAAAATTGTGGGAGAACCCCGACGCTTTCTTTATAATTCGCCGATGACTCCCGAAGCTTTGAAGCGGAGTGAAGTGCAAATCCCCATTGAATTGCATTAA
- the moaC gene encoding cyclic pyranopterin monophosphate synthase MoaC, which yields MSNNSENFFFNSPHEDAETPAVTSDRATQPYSPASNPTTKEASPSQLTHLDASGAAFMVDVSGKAPTERQAIAAGQVRMLPSTFAAIEAGNAPKGDVLGTAKLAGIMAAKQTANLIPLCHPLPLKKIEVQINPDPDLPGYQIRAAVKTKAETGVEMEALTSVTVAALTLYDMAKALDKSMQIEAIRLLSKSGGKSGDYQRMPE from the coding sequence ATGTCAAACAATTCCGAAAACTTTTTTTTCAATTCCCCCCATGAGGACGCTGAAACACCTGCGGTGACAAGCGATCGCGCCACACAGCCCTACTCCCCCGCCTCCAACCCCACCACCAAGGAGGCATCACCCAGTCAACTGACCCATCTCGATGCCAGTGGCGCCGCCTTTATGGTTGATGTGTCGGGGAAAGCCCCCACAGAACGACAGGCGATCGCGGCTGGACAAGTGCGGATGTTGCCATCGACCTTTGCGGCTATTGAAGCGGGAAACGCCCCAAAAGGGGATGTTTTGGGTACAGCAAAGTTGGCCGGAATTATGGCTGCCAAACAGACCGCCAATTTAATCCCTCTTTGTCATCCCTTACCCTTAAAAAAAATAGAGGTGCAGATTAATCCTGACCCCGACCTTCCCGGCTATCAAATTCGGGCTGCGGTGAAAACCAAAGCGGAAACTGGCGTAGAAATGGAAGCTCTCACCAGTGTTACGGTGGCGGCGCTGACCCTGTACGATATGGCCAAAGCCTTGGATAAATCAATGCAGATTGAAGCAATTCGCCTCCTGAGTAAAAGCGGAGGCAAATCTGGGGATTATCAGCGGATGCCAGAGTGA
- a CDS encoding FkbM family methyltransferase, with the protein MKFVTYFKNLVYQKFPRFIFRCLTNEERVIYKLNKYNFSMLLSLGDNAISRPILVKGEYEQSVTKVLIKYFKPDLHFLDIGANLGYYSLLVASQCPHAKIYSFEPDEKNFHLFTTSILYNQFQNQIQSYGLAVSDQNKNIVISDLGNGANYGARFTGNNAQELRAYVHGENPYYEEIPAVSLDDFLPDIQIDIVKIDIEGYEPFALKGMVNLLKKNRPIIFAEFAPSNLKFFGKIEPPEFLEFFTNLDYTINLIDRQGQVIAYEQNIDQLIQDFGTYQTHHLDLIFLPLLLPLGEKSESNPV; encoded by the coding sequence ATGAAATTTGTCACCTATTTTAAAAATTTAGTTTATCAAAAATTTCCCCGATTTATTTTTCGGTGTTTAACCAACGAAGAACGAGTAATCTATAAATTAAATAAATATAATTTTTCCATGCTTCTCAGTTTAGGAGACAATGCCATTAGTCGGCCAATATTAGTCAAGGGAGAATATGAACAATCAGTGACTAAAGTATTGATTAAATATTTTAAGCCAGACCTGCATTTTTTAGATATTGGGGCTAACTTAGGATATTATAGTTTGTTGGTAGCCAGTCAGTGTCCTCATGCTAAAATATATAGTTTTGAACCAGATGAAAAAAACTTTCATTTATTCACCACCAGCATTCTTTATAATCAGTTTCAGAATCAGATTCAATCTTATGGTTTAGCTGTCAGTGACCAAAATAAAAATATCGTGATTTCAGACTTAGGAAACGGGGCAAATTATGGGGCTAGGTTCACCGGCAATAACGCCCAAGAGTTACGGGCTTATGTTCATGGAGAGAATCCTTATTATGAAGAAATACCAGCAGTTAGTTTAGATGATTTTTTACCAGATATTCAAATAGATATTGTCAAAATTGATATTGAAGGGTATGAACCCTTTGCCCTCAAGGGAATGGTCAACCTATTAAAAAAGAATCGACCGATTATTTTTGCTGAATTTGCCCCGTCTAACTTAAAATTTTTCGGCAAAATTGAACCGCCAGAATTTCTAGAATTTTTTACCAATCTTGACTATACCATCAATTTAATCGATCGCCAAGGCCAGGTAATTGCTTACGAGCAAAATATAGACCAGTTAATTCAAGATTTTGGCACTTATCAAACACATCATCTCGATCTGATTTTCTTGCCCCTTTTGTTGCCCCTTGGGGAAAAGAGTGAGTCAAACCCTGTCTGA
- a CDS encoding HNH endonuclease encodes MDDLNFIIANLQDAIEKTDKSLQSLKNDQKIIESKYEPVTDARRNFNNWRDSDEGKKTKIELYENQRHICANPDCGLKNELPIEYFEIDHKLPITKFPELALDKSNMQLLCTPCNRKKNSKI; translated from the coding sequence ATGGATGATTTAAACTTTATAATTGCCAATTTACAGGATGCGATAGAAAAAACAGATAAATCTTTGCAAAGTCTAAAAAATGATCAAAAAATTATAGAATCAAAGTATGAACCAGTTACAGATGCTAGACGAAATTTTAACAATTGGAGAGATAGTGATGAAGGAAAGAAAACAAAAATTGAATTATATGAAAATCAAAGACATATATGTGCTAATCCAGACTGTGGATTGAAAAATGAATTACCTATTGAATATTTTGAAATAGATCATAAGTTACCTATTACTAAATTTCCAGAACTTGCTTTAGATAAAAGTAATATGCAATTATTATGTACACCTTGTAATAGAAAGAAAAACTCGAAAATATAA
- a CDS encoding cation:proton antiporter — protein MPENFRLIIDLVTVLAVAAAGGLLASALRQPPLLGYLLGGMIVGPASLGWIKEFIQVETLAQFGVALLLFALGVEFSFAELRKVKAIALGGGSLQIGLTIAVTTLISLSLGWVLEPAQGVFLGAILSLSSTAVVLKCLIERNETETPHGQVMLGILVVQDLALGFMLAVLPALDEPAEAIGMALLNALLRIALFAGGAVLAGIFVVPRLLRLLAKTESRELFLLGVVVLCLGIALLTEHLGFSIEMGAFVAGLMISEVEYADQTLTYVEPLRDIFAALFFVSVGMLIDPIFLWNHLELILGLVALVLVGKFLITTPLVMIFGYSLRTALLVGLGLAQIGEFSFVLTARALGLGLVSRPVYLFILGTTAVTLMVTPLLLKLMPKLLDWAETVPWFMPYFDQTGTILGRSEDLPGENHVVVCGYGRVGRKVVQLLQAHNYPVVVIDLSEAAIQELRSDSTPHRESDSASAPLRDRIPYIYGNAASLHVLESAGVRHAKAMAIALPDSMSTRLCLKRSLELSPDLDIVVQANQEEDIELLYQLGAREVVQSEFEVSLELSTHLLLTVGFSLSGIQREIGKIRSHHYEGLRSSLTASEVSRQLKAATQDMNPKWLDLPEASPLVGMTLTEVDLRRLTGVSLMAIRRSSREEIDYPNGETLLLEGDRLLLIGTPAEISTFSQLASGEIAVESESRCCQWLRVPLGSPMAGETLANLDLRRKYQIQVFAIRREGHFIQFPHGDMTIQAGDLLFLRGRLADLKQIQLSLLSRY, from the coding sequence GTGCCAGAAAACTTTAGACTCATTATTGACCTTGTAACCGTTTTAGCGGTGGCCGCTGCCGGGGGACTGTTGGCGTCTGCGCTGCGTCAACCACCATTATTAGGATATCTCCTAGGGGGGATGATCGTTGGGCCGGCAAGTCTGGGATGGATTAAAGAATTTATTCAAGTGGAAACCTTGGCTCAATTTGGTGTGGCGTTGCTACTGTTTGCTTTGGGAGTTGAGTTTTCCTTTGCCGAACTGCGGAAGGTAAAAGCGATCGCCCTCGGTGGAGGTAGCTTACAAATTGGCTTAACCATTGCCGTCACCACTTTGATTTCCTTGAGCTTAGGCTGGGTACTCGAACCAGCCCAGGGGGTATTCCTGGGAGCCATTCTGTCCCTGTCTTCCACAGCGGTGGTACTCAAGTGCTTGATCGAACGCAATGAGACGGAAACCCCCCACGGTCAAGTCATGCTGGGGATTTTAGTCGTCCAAGACCTTGCCTTGGGTTTCATGTTGGCGGTATTACCGGCTTTGGACGAACCGGCAGAAGCCATTGGTATGGCGCTGCTTAACGCTTTACTGAGAATTGCCCTGTTTGCGGGGGGGGCGGTACTGGCGGGCATTTTTGTGGTGCCCCGTTTGTTGCGCTTACTGGCTAAAACCGAAAGTCGCGAATTATTTTTGCTCGGTGTGGTGGTTTTGTGTTTGGGCATTGCCCTGTTGACGGAACATCTGGGATTTTCCATCGAAATGGGGGCTTTTGTGGCTGGGTTGATGATTTCCGAGGTGGAATACGCGGATCAAACCCTAACTTATGTTGAACCCCTGCGAGATATTTTTGCCGCCCTCTTCTTTGTCTCCGTGGGAATGCTGATCGATCCGATCTTCCTGTGGAACCATCTGGAATTGATTTTAGGATTGGTGGCTTTGGTGTTGGTGGGTAAATTTTTGATTACCACCCCGTTAGTGATGATATTTGGTTATTCCCTGAGAACGGCGTTGTTAGTGGGTTTGGGATTAGCCCAAATTGGGGAATTTTCTTTTGTGCTGACAGCGCGGGCTTTGGGGTTGGGGCTGGTTTCCCGTCCGGTGTATTTGTTTATTTTAGGGACAACCGCTGTCACCTTGATGGTGACGCCTTTGTTGTTAAAGTTAATGCCCAAACTCCTGGACTGGGCCGAAACAGTCCCCTGGTTCATGCCCTATTTTGACCAAACCGGGACAATTTTGGGGCGATCGGAGGATCTGCCCGGAGAAAATCACGTGGTGGTTTGTGGCTATGGGCGCGTGGGTCGTAAGGTGGTGCAGTTGTTGCAAGCCCACAATTATCCCGTGGTGGTGATTGATTTGTCGGAAGCGGCGATTCAAGAGTTACGCAGCGATAGTACACCGCACCGCGAGAGCGATAGTGCATCCGCACCGCTTCGCGATCGCATTCCTTATATTTATGGCAATGCCGCGAGTTTGCACGTGCTGGAGTCAGCGGGAGTCCGTCATGCTAAGGCAATGGCGATCGCCCTGCCGGATTCCATGAGTACCAGGCTATGTCTGAAGCGTTCCCTAGAATTATCCCCCGACTTGGATATCGTCGTCCAAGCCAACCAAGAAGAAGATATCGAACTCCTCTATCAACTCGGTGCCCGTGAGGTTGTCCAGTCAGAATTTGAAGTCAGCCTGGAATTATCCACCCATTTATTGCTGACCGTGGGATTTTCTCTCAGTGGCATTCAACGAGAAATCGGCAAAATTCGCAGCCATCATTACGAAGGCTTACGCTCATCCCTAACTGCCTCGGAAGTTTCCCGACAGCTTAAAGCTGCCACCCAAGACATGAATCCCAAATGGCTGGATTTGCCGGAAGCGTCGCCATTAGTCGGGATGACTTTGACAGAGGTGGATTTGCGCCGCCTGACTGGAGTCAGTTTGATGGCCATTCGGCGGTCATCGAGGGAAGAAATCGACTATCCCAATGGGGAGACGCTTCTGTTAGAGGGCGATCGCCTCTTATTAATCGGAACACCGGCAGAAATCAGTACCTTTAGTCAACTGGCATCGGGAGAAATTGCCGTCGAGAGCGAAAGCCGGTGTTGCCAATGGTTAAGAGTGCCACTAGGCAGTCCGATGGCAGGGGAAACTCTAGCCAATCTGGATCTGCGGCGAAAATACCAGATCCAAGTATTTGCCATTCGCCGCGAGGGGCATTTCATCCAATTTCCTCACGGCGATATGACAATTCAAGCAGGGGATCTGCTATTTCTGCGTGGACGATTAGCCGATCTGAAGCAAATTCAGCTTTCACTATTGTCCCGGTATTGA
- a CDS encoding AbrB family transcriptional regulator yields MSADQQATPLTGKALVEQVKKLANMSKEEKAKACGYYTVTKNGLERVNMMKFLNALIDAEGINIDSQQSENGRGGRKASYRITVQSNGNLLIGSAYTKQMGLKPGDVFEITVGRKHIHLKQVEDLEEIA; encoded by the coding sequence ATGAGTGCAGATCAACAAGCAACTCCTTTAACTGGCAAAGCACTGGTCGAGCAAGTTAAAAAGCTGGCCAACATGAGCAAAGAAGAAAAGGCCAAGGCTTGTGGTTACTACACAGTCACCAAAAACGGACTCGAAAGAGTCAATATGATGAAGTTCCTGAACGCATTAATCGATGCAGAAGGCATCAATATTGACAGTCAGCAATCAGAAAATGGTCGAGGTGGACGGAAAGCCAGCTATCGTATTACTGTTCAGTCAAACGGTAACTTGCTGATTGGCTCTGCTTACACCAAACAAATGGGTCTAAAACCCGGTGATGTGTTTGAAATTACTGTGGGACGTAAGCATATTCACTTGAAACAAGTAGAAGACCTAGAAGAAATTGCTTAG